The SAR202 cluster bacterium DNA window CCGCTTCGATCGCAACGGCGCGGGCGATCTCCGCCGCCGTCCTTCCGCTGGTGCCCCGAGTTATGTCCACCATTCTAGTTCGGGCCTTTCATCCGCATTTATGTCTATTGTACTGCCGGGCAGGCCGTCTAACAAATTCGCGCTAAACGGCGCCTCGCCTCCAATTGAGTGAAAGGGCCTTCTCTGGTAATATCGGTAACTGCTGGCGGTTGTCAGACGATTGTCAGCATTTTGTAAGGATTCCGTCACCAAAAGCCGTGTCTGCGACTGTATTGTTTGGCGGGTAGGCCGGGTGCGGTAGGCGGGAGGTGGAGCGGACACTGCTTTCCCATGTGTTTCGCATGGGTATTTTGGGTGTGCGCATGGATTTGCGTCGCTAACGGCGGAGATAGAATCGGACTGAAAGGTTCGGTAGGCCCAATGGTGTCAGAGACGCAGAATCAACCCCAGACCAGGTCCGCGGCCAAGTGGCTCGCTGTTTGGGGCGCGCTAATTACCGGCGCCGCGGGCATTGCCATGGCCGTCTATTCCGTGGTGATGGGAGAAGAGACGGGCGGCGGCGCGCTGCTGGCGGCGTCCGCGCTCGCCTTCGGGCTCCTGGCGGCCAACGTGGACAGGGTCCCGCGCCCCGGCACTAACGGCGTCGCTGCAGCCGCCCCCCAGAAGGTCGAAGCCCCCGCAGTCGAGGCCCGTGTCGCCGTGGGCACCGGCGTGCATTCCGCCGCGGCCGAGCAGGCCCAGCCCCAGGAGCAAAGGCCGGTAGCGCAGTTTGCCTTTCACGCCGGCACGCAAGAGCAGTCGGGCGGGATGAACGTATCCCACATCAACGGCATGCTCGTCATCCGCCCGAGGGACGCTTCCGGGGTCGCCGATCACGATATCGAGCCGATAACGGACCGCGAGCGTGAGGTGCTGGCGCTGGTCGCCGACGGCCTCTCCAACAAGGAGATCAGCGAGAAGCTCTTCATCTCCGAGCGCAAGGTCAAGAACCACCTCACCTCCACCATGGCAAAGCTCCGCGCATCGGACCGCACCCGCGCGGTCGTCAAGGCCATCCGCATGGGATGGCTTCAGATCTAGCAGTCGGCTGTCAGCAGTCAGCAGTCGGCCAGAACAACGGCCGGCGGGCGCCCTTCCTCCTCGCCCTCAGAGTGAGTCCTCCTCCCTTTCTTACCTCTCCCTTGACGGGAGACCCCGATGCATCGGGGCGATTCCATCGGGACGGGTGAGAGTGCCGGCTGTTGCGGCTGTCTGTATTGTTCCTCTCCCGGCTCTGCGGGAGAGGTGGTCCGGCTATGCGGACCGGTGAGGGCGGCTGTTCCTCCTCTCCCCGAGGGAGAGGCCTTTGGGTGCTTTGACCCAAAGGGTGAGGACCCCGGCTCCGTCCCCCTCCCCATCCGAACGTTGGGGCAGGTCCCCGTGCCTGCCCCGGCTGTTGGCTCGATGATCATCTCCTTAGGGCCGGTCCCCGCCCCTGGGCGGCCACGGGGAGCCGCCCGTACGGTCAGAGCCCAACCGCGGAATCCCCCCCCCAATCACCCTCTCTGTCCGCCAAAGCGCGGACATCTCCCCATCAAGGGGGAGAAAGAAATCCACCGCCAACCCCTCTGTCGCCCCCCCCACCTACCAGAGCGTCATGGACTCCAGGAATAGCTTTTTGAGGTCTTCCGCCGCTACCGGGCGCGGCGAGATCTTGATCACGCGGTGCTGCGGGAGGGTGCCTGCAACCAGCCTGTCCACGTCCTCAGGTCCGTAGCCCAGCGCCTTGAGCCCGTTCGGCATGTTGATCCGCCGGATGAGCTTGATGATAGCCTCCGCCAGCAGCTCGCCCGCATCCTCCGGCCCGGCGCCGCGTACGTCCGCGCCCATGAGCCTGGCGCAATTCAGGTGCTTCTCGGGGTCCGTGGGCGCGGTGAAGCGGAACACAGCCGGCGCGGTCATAATCACCGCCATGCCGTGAGGCACCATGGCGTGGTGCTGCGGGTACCCCTCCGGCTTGAATGTCTTGACGCCGCCCGCGATGGGGTAGGACATCCCGTGCGGCAGGTGGCAACCGGCGTTCCCGAAACCCACGCCCGCGAAGGTGGCCGCCAGCAGCATCTGCGCCCGCGCCTCGGCGTCCGTCGCGTCGTGCACCGCCCGCACCATATTCGCCGCCACCATCTCGATGGAGCGCACCGCCCACACGTCGCTGATGGGGTTAGACCCCTGGTAAGCCGGCCGCAGCACCGGGGATTCCGGGGCTGGCCGCTTCGTGAACGGCAGCGCGGTGTAAGACTCCAGCCCGTGCCCCAGCACGTCCAGCCCGCTGCACGCCACTACCAACGCCGGGAGCGTCTTCGTATTTTCCGGGTCCACAATGCCGATCGCCGGCCTCAGCGCCTTGTGCGCGATACCGGTCTTGGTCTTCATCTCCAGGAAGTCGAAGACCGCCACACCGGTGGTCTCGCTGCCCGTCCCGGTTGTCGTAGGTATCGCCGCCAGCGGCCGCACCGGCCCCGGCACCGGCCTGCCCTCCCCTATCGGCGCGTTCACGTACGCCAGAAAATCCGCGGGGTAGGTAGCGTACAGGTTGGCGGCCTTCGCCGTGTCCATGCTGGAGCCGCCGCCCACGCCCACGTAGCCGTCGAACTTGCCCTCGATGGAGGACCTGATCGCCTCCTTGAACGAAACGTCGGTCGGCTCCACGCTCACCCGGTCGAACAGCACGGCGTCGATCCCTTCCGCCGTCAGGGACTGCATCGTCACCGCCACAGGCTCCAGCCTCGCCAGCTTCGGGTCGGTGACGACCATCACTCGCTTTGCGCCCAGGCGCCGCATCTCGTATCCGACCTCCCGCGTGACGCCGGGGCCGTACTTGATGCTTGATGTGTCCATGGCGAACGCCGTCTCGAGCTTCATTGTTCCTCTAGCCTCACTGGGGAATTCGGGCAAAACAAAGCAGGGTCCATAGTAGGTACCCTGTGAAGGTGCGGCCCAACGGCAGGCTAGACTGAGCCGACGGAGAGACAGGTGACCGTGCGGAGAATGCCGTCTATGGTGTGGATCTCGCTCGTCACCAGGTCCCCCACGGAGTTCAGGTCCGGGGCGTTCACAACGGAAATGATGTCGTAAGGGCCGGTGACTGCGTCCACCGTGACCACCCCCTTCAGGGCGCGAAGCTCCTTCGCGACGGTCTTGGACTTCCCAACCGCGGTCTCGATAAGAATGTAAGCCTTGGTCGCCATCGCTCACACCTCCGGGGCTACATGGATAAGGGCTGAGTGCACGCCATTCTATGCCCGCGAATTACGAGTGTCAACCGCGGCCCGGCCCAGACCCGCCGCCGCTCTGGTCGCTTTCCGACGTTCGCAGCCACCCTGCGTTGAGCATGGCGCCCAGGACCTTCGCGTGCGACTGGGCCTCTTCGGCCCCCTTCATGTGAAAATCAGCCGAGCGCTTCCTGCCCTGGGAGGCAGCCTTCTCAGCCATGGACTCCAGCAGGGCCGCGCGCTCCTCAAAGCCGCGTATGGCCGCCCAGAGCGAGTGCTCCAGCCGCTCTCCCATCCCCTCCAGGAGGTAGTCCGCCGTGAACGAGTGGCCGACGTGACAGCGGTACCGGTTGAGCCCGTCTTTCTCCACGCGCGTAAGGGTGCCGCCGCAATCGGGGCAATCGGGGCTTGTGAGAGACCCCAGCTGAGAGACCTTCTCAATGTCAAAGGAGCCGTTCTCGGACATGTTGGCCTCCATCGACAGATACTCGGGCACATGGGGCGGCTCGGGGCTCTCCTCGGCAACGACCTTGATAATAATGTCGCCAATATCTGCCGTGGATGCCACATAGTCGGGCCGGACCCTGTCCACCGCGTTGCGGGGCATCTCGCTGAACAGCGCATCCTCCGGGTCCTGGGCGATAGTGACGCCGCCGCATTTGCGTATCGCCAGCAGGCCGGCGACGCCGTCATCCAGCATGCCGGAAAGGACACGCCGATGACGCGGGACCTGTTGTGGACGGCGGCCGAGTAGAAGAGGGGGTCTATCGCGGGACGGGTCCGGTTCTGAAGCGGCCCATCGGAGAGGTGCACGAGACCGTTTCTCAGGACCATGTGGCGGTCCGGCGGGGCCAAGTATATCCGCCCGTTCATGATGGGCTCGCGGTCACGCGCCATCTCCGCGTGTAGCCGGGTGCTGCGGTCAAACACGCGCCCCAGTGTGCCGGGCGAAGACCGGGAAACGTGGAGAACGACGAAAACCGCGGCGGCCAGGTTCCCGGGAAGGCGCTCGATGACCGATTTCACGGATTCGATGCCGCCCGCGGATGCGCCAATGACGACGATGTCGTGGCCCGGCATTAGTCCCCATTTCCGGTCAACGGCCAGTCCTGGCCTCCTCCGTCTGAGACCTGCCCCTTGAAAGGCCGCAGGGGAACCCCCGCCCTTGCGCGAGGAGTCCCCTTTATGCAATCAAGTGGGAGTCGTCTAGCGGAACCTGTCTCCGGGACCGGGCGTTAGAAGGTCTTCCTTCTGCGCCTCGATTGTCTCGGTATTGTCAGGCACCATGCCGATGTGGTGCCTGTACGCCAGCTCGCCGCCCAGCCATCCCGAGACAACAAGGGCAACGGCGCCGATGCCGTGCAGGGCGGTCACAATGTTGAACTCATCGCCCGCAATCGCGCCGTCGTCCCACTGCAGGTAGGCCGCCACGGCGCACAGCGCCACTATGCCCAGGTTCAGGACCATATGTATGGTGGCCTTGCTCCTGGCGC harbors:
- a CDS encoding response regulator transcription factor: MNVSHINGMLVIRPRDASGVADHDIEPITDREREVLALVADGLSNKEISEKLFISERKVKNHLTSTMAKLRASDRTRAVVKAIRMGWLQI
- a CDS encoding iron-containing alcohol dehydrogenase, yielding MKLETAFAMDTSSIKYGPGVTREVGYEMRRLGAKRVMVVTDPKLARLEPVAVTMQSLTAEGIDAVLFDRVSVEPTDVSFKEAIRSSIEGKFDGYVGVGGGSSMDTAKAANLYATYPADFLAYVNAPIGEGRPVPGPVRPLAAIPTTTGTGSETTGVAVFDFLEMKTKTGIAHKALRPAIGIVDPENTKTLPALVVACSGLDVLGHGLESYTALPFTKRPAPESPVLRPAYQGSNPISDVWAVRSIEMVAANMVRAVHDATDAEARAQMLLAATFAGVGFGNAGCHLPHGMSYPIAGGVKTFKPEGYPQHHAMVPHGMAVIMTAPAVFRFTAPTDPEKHLNCARLMGADVRGAGPEDAGELLAEAIIKLIRRINMPNGLKALGYGPEDVDRLVAGTLPQHRVIKISPRPVAAEDLKKLFLESMTLW
- a CDS encoding Lrp/AsnC family transcriptional regulator gives rise to the protein MATKAYILIETAVGKSKTVAKELRALKGVVTVDAVTGPYDIISVVNAPDLNSVGDLVTSEIHTIDGILRTVTCLSVGSV
- a CDS encoding DUF2231 domain-containing protein, whose product is MRSNAHVGGHPLHPMLVIIPVGLFIWALVSDIIYLSTGDRVWYDISMYTGIAAIVTALVESIPGFIDYFTLPLSKSARSKATIHMVLNLGIVALCAVAAYLQWDDGAIAGDEFNIVTALHGIGAVALVVSGWLGGELAYRHHIGMVPDNTETIEAQKEDLLTPGPGDRFR